The window catccatctctccctctctctctctctctctccctctctctctctctctctctctcaggtttTATAGGAATCACCGGCAAACAGGCTGATTGACTTTTCTGTCCAAAACCTTTTATAGCCTCTGCAGCATTTACAAGACAAGATGCTACACTCTGTGAGATCAAATAACAAGAACCAGGCATGACAAACCAAAAGTAGCTTCATacatgtctgtatgtatgtctgtatgtatgtatgtatgtgtgcacatgtacaGTTTAAGAGTACACTACAGCTGTTTTCCTCCCGAGTCATCTCTCTTTTCTTCAGTCCattctttcaaacacacacatataatttcaattgtttaatttgtttattgCTTCGGCTGCAGTTTGTGTTTTGACTGTAAAAACTCGCTCCGACTACAACGACTGAAACAGCAAATATGAATCAGGTCAGAGAGTATTCTTTATACCACTGAGTAAACATGGCAGATTTATTATAAAAGTGACATTTAAAGGAGGTTTGTTTTGGATCGAAGTGCATGTTTACAGTTTAAACAGCATGCTGTCATGTATTTGAGTGAATGGAAAAAGTGAAAATGTCTTACCAGTAATTAACACAGCACATTATTTGGCAGCTTCAAGTTCAAATGTATCAATAGCAACATAAAACTTATAATACATTGAAAGGTGTTTGCTCAGCCAGACTCTGAGTCGatgccagtgtgtgtttattttggcaGGAAAAGCTTTGTCTGGAATGTCAGACATTTGTTTGGTTGCATTTCAAGTGAATTTaatcttcttctgtttaattcGGTGCAGTATACACACATgctgattatttattttgatcatAGACAATGTGGTTAACATGACCTGTGTCGGCTCTTTTATTATTAGATCTTATCAGAAATTGACCGTCTATGCACAATGAATTCTTTCACAGCACAGTAAACATCATCTTCCCTCTTCCGGTGGCGTGAGTgcaaaaaaatcacctaaagaATAAAACTCTTCAAAATGTGGAATCATCAATAACATTGCATACATAAAGAAATGAAAGCTCATCTAAACCTTTCAGCAGCCATGTATCCTCAGCTCAGAGTGTGGAGCTAGCAGCAAGACAGAGATCTGTTGTGTAGAGTGTAAGTTCTAGATGTGTGAGCACAGGTCAGTAAAGTGAAAACATCATACAAGATCGATATTTTAAATATTCAAGTAAACGTTTGGAATAAATTGTTCAGTCACATTTAAGGTATGATCATGATTAAGATTTAAGGGCCAGCCTGGCTCCACAGGCAACACAGGAAGGATGTAAGTCTTCATCTCAATATGTTCTAACATAATCATACAATGACTGagacactgctgaaacacactcGGCTGTCCTATACTAACTCATTATGTCCTTGAATCCAATGTAAACAGCTATAACTCCACTCTCCTTACCCTGAAATGACCAAAGATATCAGTGAATACTACACATATAATAAATAACAGCAGTAGTGTTACAGCAGAGAAAGCACTGACGCAGGACCACAACATGCACGATGAAGTCTTCAGTCGTGCTTTTACTCTCTATCCCTTCTCTTTTCTACATTaatctgaatgacagcagtcgCAGCATCTGCAGTGAAAACTGACAAATTGGAGCATTTAGAAGGCGTTCGGTTTACATCAAAGTGCAGAAATGCCAGCCACTCTGAAGAGCTGATCGCCAGATGTTGGTACTGAATCAGAAGTGGTGAGTCAGAACAAACGACGGTTTCCCTTAAAGGCAACGCAGCCAACTTTAAGGCATGTTTCTATGCTGTAAACCTCCTAATGTAACAAACGTATTGATGCAAATAATCCATGCAGATGAGGAAATGTGTGTCCTGTTGTCTCAGTGTTCATGGAAAACAGAGTAATCACTTTTAAAAGACTGTGTGACCAATAGGACttagtaaaaataaaagagccACACAACAACTGCAGAACCAGCAGTGTTATGTGAGTCATATCATTTTAAACCACCTCCTCCCTCCGCTCCAGACCAGCAGGCTGGATGTTGGCCTTAGGACTGCGAGGCTGGCTCAGTCCCAACGCCTCCCCTCTGGCTTTGAGCAGTTGTTCTGGTCCCCAGTGCACACAGAGGGGGCAGGGACATGTAGCTGGATGGGGCATGATGCTGGCGGAGGGGTAGAGAGCTGCAGTTGTTGGAGGCAGTCCCCCAGGCCTGTTGTGGTACTGAGAGAGGCGGATTGCATCCAGGGACCTCATGGGTGCGCTGTAAGGACTGTGTGTCGAGGAGAGAGCTAAGGGGGAATAGTGGTGGAGGGGAAGATGAGGGAGATGGGGTGGGAGGAAGGGATAAGGTAAAGTGGAGGAAGGAGACGCTCGGCCCATCAGAAGCGCCCCCAGGGGGTCGATGAGAGGGTGTGGCCATGGCAGGGAGTGTCTCTGGCGTTTATCCTTCATCCTCCTGTTCTGGAACCAAACCTGGAGGAAAAGGAAACCAGAAGAACAGAGTTAGGAAGCAGCAGACTGACACCTCTGAGTCTGACAAGCAGTCTGTGCGTCTGTCCGGTGCTCCACCATTTTACCAGCTCATAGAATTGCCCGGAAGGCTGTGCTTCTAAAACGTCAGGTGGCAGCGTTTACAAGGGCTCGCCTCACATTCCTGCTCTTTCATAAAAGACCTACCAGTAGTTGGCAGAAAGGTGGGTGCatttactgcagctgctgcagggggGGCAGTAGGCCTCTCCGTTAAATGTTAGACAACGCTAAACCTGTCACTACTCAATCCACCATGCTGATTGAAACCACAAGTGCAAGAAGAAGAGATGCAAATGTCAAACGTGTgcttcttattttttgtctgcaaACAGAACAAATGAGGTGACATAGTTTTAACCACATGATGTCTGCAGGCTGGAACATGCAGTCAGTTTGGCTCACACACGTCGTACCTTTATCGTTGTCTCAGGTAGGTTGAGGGCAGCGGCCAGCTCGCAGCGGCGGGGTCGGGAGACATAGCTCTCCTTGCCATACTCCTGCTCCAAACGGGATAGCTGTTCACGCGTGAATGCTGTCCGGTGGCGTCGACTTTGGTCGTAGAGGGCGCTGCGCGGGCATGagtcctgctgctcttcacCGCCGGTGCTGTGCACAATGGTAGCAGCTGCCACCGGTGTCTGCCTGCCCTCTGCCACTGAATTCATAACAATAATTGATAAGAAAGAGGTTTGAATGAATTTGTTATTGTGACATGTGTGGCGCCCCCTATGGGAAGGCCTTAAAATGTGTTAGTAGTCGGATTTCCCAACAGCCCTGAAAACGATCATAATGGTCAGACACATGGTAACTTGTGGCCACCTTCTTGATtactggcagccatgtttgtatgtttataGTTGTGTTGCTCAGTTCTGCAGAGTTGTGGACCAACCTTGGTGTTACCACAGTCAAAAACAACAAGTTATTTTGGCAGATGTTGATCTTCTACAGGAGGTTTTTTTGGAGAACACATTGTGCTCTGCCTGAGTGTCAGATGTTAGGACACTCAGACTGCATCCAAAGCGGCACTGTGGGCTGTGATTACACCACTAGCTGTGCAGGCATCTGCACATCACTCCCTGTTGTGGAGCCATGTTTCATGATTCCAGCTCATTCCAATTAACAGCAACTGTTGCTGTTATGTATGACAACAAATAATCAACTGAATGGAACTGAAACAATTCTTTGATCTAAACCCTATGAAATGTAATGAAATGTATGTTCAAATGCCTGCATATATCAGGCTGGATTTCACAGAATAACGTGACTTTTCCTTctgttgtaaataaataaataaataaatctgttttggACTTAATATTTTTCTTGGGGTCTAAGAGTCTTACTGTAAAACTTATTCAAATGCAAAGACGTTAATAAGTACATGTTATTGGCCTTGACAGAACATAATCCTCCCAAATTCCAAGAGATTTGTGACAGTCTGCCCCTTTAAGA of the Parambassis ranga chromosome 8, fParRan2.1, whole genome shotgun sequence genome contains:
- the eve1 gene encoding even-skipped-like1, which codes for MNSVAEGRQTPVAAATIVHSTGGEEQQDSCPRSALYDQSRRHRTAFTREQLSRLEQEYGKESYVSRPRRCELAAALNLPETTIKVWFQNRRMKDKRQRHSLPWPHPLIDPLGALLMGRASPSSTLPYPFLPPHLPHLPLHHYSPLALSSTHSPYSAPMRSLDAIRLSQYHNRPGGLPPTTAALYPSASIMPHPATCPCPLCVHWGPEQLLKARGEALGLSQPRSPKANIQPAGLERREEVV